GCACCCCCCGCGCCCCACCCTGAACCCGGTGCAGAACAATCCGTGCGTGCCGTACCTGACGACCCCGTCAGCTTCACCGGTGCGGCGCGTGTATAGTCTGACCCAGCATCCAATCCAACTGTCCTACCGGAGGAACACCACATGCGTAAGATCGCCCTGACCCTGTCCCTTGCCCTGATCGCCACCGCGTCCGCCCAGTCCATCCAGGCCGCGCAGAACATGCTCGACGCGGGCAAGTGGCAGGACGCCGCCGCCGCCGCCGCCGACCTGAACACCAGCGACAGCCTCGCCCTGGCTGCCGAGGCCACCACCGCCGGCGCGGGCCTCGTGGCCGACAGCCAGAAGAAGGCCCTGTTCGAGAAGGCCCAGGGCTACGCCAAGCAGGCCATCGCCAAGGACAAGAACAACGCCGACGCGTACTTCGAACTCGCCCGCGCGCAGGGCCGCCTCGCGCAGTTCAGCGGCATCCTCCAGAGCCTCGGCCTGGCCGGCGAGATGAAGAAGAACCTCGACATGGCCGTCAAACTGGACCCCAAGATGGCCGGCGCGTACGTGGCCCTGGGCCTGTGGAACGCCAACCTCGTGTCCAAGGGCTTCATCGCCACCCGCGCGACCGGCGCGGACAAGAACCAGATCATCCCCAACTTCGAGAAGGCCATCGCGCTGGAACCTGCCACCGCCGTCCACCGCATCGAGTACGCCAACGCGCTGCTCCTGCAGGGCAAGAAGGCCGAGGCCATCGCGCAGCTGGAAAAAGCCATCAGCTTCAACGCCACCACCTTCTGGGAGAAGCGTGACGAGGAGACCGCCAAGGCGACCCTCGCCAAACTGAAGTAATCCCGCCGTGCGCGCTGCCCGGGAATGCCTCCAGGGCGGCGCGCTCTGCTTGACACCCGGGGGGTGCCGCGTAGACTTCTCCCTGCCCAGCCTACCGGCGGGCGATGGTCGGGTTCGGGGCGTAGCGCAGCCTGGTAGCGCACGTCGTTCGGGACGACGGGGTCGGAGGTTCGAATCCTCTCGCCCCGACCATCAAGGAAGCCCTCCCCAGCCGGGAGGGCTTTTTTCACGCCCCCCACCCCGACCGGAGACTGCCCCCATGCGCGTGTACGCGATAGCCGACCTGCACCTCGCCTTCTGCACCCCGAAACCCATGACGGTGTTCGGGCCGCAGTGGGCCGGTCACCCACAGGCGATCTTCGACGAGTGGCGCGCCGTGGTCC
This region of Deinococcus sp. JMULE3 genomic DNA includes:
- a CDS encoding tetratricopeptide repeat protein codes for the protein MRKIALTLSLALIATASAQSIQAAQNMLDAGKWQDAAAAAADLNTSDSLALAAEATTAGAGLVADSQKKALFEKAQGYAKQAIAKDKNNADAYFELARAQGRLAQFSGILQSLGLAGEMKKNLDMAVKLDPKMAGAYVALGLWNANLVSKGFIATRATGADKNQIIPNFEKAIALEPATAVHRIEYANALLLQGKKAEAIAQLEKAISFNATTFWEKRDEETAKATLAKLK